From the Excalfactoria chinensis isolate bCotChi1 chromosome 1, bCotChi1.hap2, whole genome shotgun sequence genome, one window contains:
- the LOC140261333 gene encoding erythroblast NAD(P)(+)--arginine ADP-ribosyltransferase-like, which yields MGHQHVGWVLLLSSLASALATNSKRDLGALKEVAMDMANSTFDDQYRGCSRMMEDELEELNRTEFTNVVYAEGWRIAAMEWRNRWGRADRPPALRRDQATAMLAYTMEGKLYHQFNAATRRDGTSRQHYLRSFPYKTLHFLLSRALQTLRESQPQRCHHVYRGVRGTRFTAQQGKVVRFGQFTSSSLQKNVSESFGLDTFFSLETCYGVPIKEFSTFPGEDEVLIPPFEQFSVTNFTYTKYGTFIQLRSQGVNSTYNCEFVKEKRCKERPCDFIAGGSIPMEPQHLWLLLVAVTALAAIAEP from the exons ATGGGGCACCAGCAcgtgggctgggtgctgctgctcagctccttgGCCAGTGCATTGGCCACCAACAGCAAGAGAGACCTGGGTGCACTCAAGGAGGTGGCGATGGACATGGCCAACAGCACCTTTGATGACCAGTACCGGGGCTGCAGCCGCATGATGGAGGatgagctggaggagctgaacCGCACCGAGTTCACCAATGTGGTCTatgctgagggatggagaattGCTGCCATGGAGTGGAGAAATCGATGGGGTCGTGCCGACCGCCCACCAGCACTGAGACGGGATCAGGCCACGGCCATGCTGGCGTACACAATGGAGGGGAAACTGTACCACCAGTTCAACGCCGCCACGCGAAGGGACGGCACCTCCCGGCAGCACTACCTGCGTTCCTTCCCCTACAAGACGCTGCACTTCctgctgagcagagccctgcagaccCTGCGGGAATCCCAGCCCCAGCGATGCCACCACGTCTACCGCGGCGTCAGGGGCACCCGATTCACGGCACAGCAAGGCAAGGTGGTCCGCTTCGGTCAGttcacctcctcctccctccagAAGAATGTCTCTGAGTCTTTTGGCCTGGATACTTTCTTCTCACTGGAGACCTGCTATGGTGTCCCCATCAAGGAATTCTCCACTTTTCCTGGTGAGGATGAAGTCCTCATCCCACCCTTTGAGCAGTTTAGCGTCACCAACTTCACCTACACCAAGTACGGAACCTTCATCCAGCTCCGCTCCCAGGGGGTGAACAGCACCTACAACTGCGAGTTCGTGAAGG AGAAAAGGTGCAAGGAGCGGCCGTGTGATTTCATTGCCG GCGGGAGCATCCCCATGGAACCCCAGCACCTCTGGCTGCTCCTTGTGGCAGTCACAGCCCTGGCAGCCATAGCagagccctga
- the LOC140261842 gene encoding erythroblast NAD(P)(+)--arginine ADP-ribosyltransferase-like — MGHQHVGWVLLLSSLASALATNSKRDLGALKEVAMDMANSTFDDQYRGCSRMMEDELEELNRTEFTNVVYAEGWRIAAMRWSNRWGRADRPPALRRDQATAMLAYTMEGKLYHQFNAATRRDGTSRQHYLRSFPYKTLHFLLSRALQTLRESQPQRCHHVYRGVRGTRFTAQQGKVVRFGQFTSSFLQMDVAQHFGLDTFFSLETCYGVPIKEFSRFPDEDEVLIPPFEQFRVISFRYTKYGIFIELRSQGMNSTYNCEFVKEKRCKERPCDFTAGGSIPMEPQHLWLLLVAVTALAAIAEP; from the exons ATGGGGCACCAGCAcgtgggctgggtgctgctgctcagctccttgGCCAGTGCGTTGGCCACCAACAGCAAGAGAGACCTGGGTGCACTCAAGGAGGTGGCGATGGACATGGCCAACAGCACCTTTGATGACCAGTACCGGGGCTGCAGCCGCATGATGGAGGatgagctggaggagctgaacCGCACCGAGTTCACCAATGTGGTCTatgctgagggatggagaattGCTGCCATGAGGTGGAGTAATCGATGGGGTCGTGCCGACCGCCCACCGGCACTGAGACGGGATCAGGCCACGGCCATGCTGGCGTACACAATGGAGGGGAAACTGTACCACCAGTTCAACGCCGCCACTCGAAGGGACGGCACCTCCCGGCAGCACTACCTGCGTTCCTTCCCCTACAAGACGCTGCACTTCctgctgagcagagccctgcagaccCTGCGGGAATCCCAGCCCCAGCGATGCCACCACGTCTACCGCGGCGTCAGGGGCACCCGATTCACGGCACAGCAAGGCAAGGTGGTCCGCTTCGGTCAGTtcacctcctccttcctccagaTGGATGTCGCTCAACATTTTGGCCTGGATACCTTCTTCTCACTGGAGACCTGCTATGGTGTCCCCATCAAGGAATTCTCCAGATTCCCCGATGAGGATGAAGTTCTCATCCCACCCTTCGAGCAGTTCAGGGTCATCAGTTTCAGATACACCAAGTATGGGATCTTCATTGAGCTCCGCTCCCAGGGGATGAACAGCACCTACAACTGCGAGTTCGTGAAGG agaAAAGGTGCAAGGAGCGGCCGTGTGATTTCACTGCCG GCGGGAGCATCCCCATGGAACCCCAGCACCTCTGGCTGCTCCTTGTGGCAGTCACAGCCCTGGCAGCCATAGCAGAGCCCTGA
- the IL18BP gene encoding interleukin-18-binding protein encodes MVPQPPRITRLTTPAQPPQMGSNVSVSCEAESAHPELTLLYWLGNGSFVEQLQHNVHEGALREETRGSLLTLRRDLHFTSFSFQDLNTNFTCVLLSPDGSDIRELKWAPSDPPPPQQ; translated from the exons ATGGTCCCGCAGCCCCCCCGCATCACCCGGCTGACGACCCCGGCGCAGCCCCCCCAGATGG GCAGCAACGTGAGCGTCTCCTGCGAGGCTGAGAGCGCTCACCCGGAGCTGACGCTGCTCTACTGGTTGGGAAACGGCTCCTTcgtggagcagctgcagcacaacgTGCACGAAGGGGCGCTGCG TGAGGAAACGCGGGGTTCGCTGCTGACCCTCCGCCGGGATTTGCATTTCACCTCATTCAGCTTCCAGGACCTGAACACCAACTTCACCTGCGTGCTGCTCAGCCCCGATGGTTCCGATATCAGGGAGCTGAAATGGGCCCCATCGGATCCGCCACCCCCTCAGCAATGA
- the RNF121 gene encoding E3 ubiquitin ligase RNF121 isoform X1, with product MAAVLEVEVGGHGEREAEEVDLSHLSPEERWRVEHALMHAKHRGHEAMHAEMVLILIATLVVAQLLLVQWKQRHPRSYNMVTLFQMWVVPLYFTIKLYWWRFLVIWVLFSAVTAFVTFRATRKPLVQTTPRLVYKWFLLIYKMSYATGIVGYMAVMFTLFGLNLLFRIKPEDAMDFGISLLFYGLYYGVLERDFAEMCADYMASTIGFYSASGMPTKHLSDSVCAVCGQQIFVDVNEEGIIENTYRLSCNHVFHEFCIRGWCIVGKKQTCPYCKEKVDLKRMFSNPWERPHVMYGQLLDWLRYLVAWQPVIIGLVQGINYILGLE from the exons ATGGCGGCCGTGCTGGAGGTGGAGGTTGGCGGCCACGGAGAGCGCGAGGCGGAAGag GTCGACCTTTCCCACCTGTCCCCAGAAGAGAGATGGAG GGTGGAACACGCGCTGATGCACGCCAAGCACCGCGGCCACGAGGCCATGCACGCCGAAATGGTCCTCATCCTCATCGCCACGCTGGTGgtggcacagctcctgctggttCAATGGAAGCAGAGGCACCCACGCTCCTATAAT ATGGTCACCCTCTTCCAGATGTGGGTGGTGCCTCTGTATTTCACAATCAAACTCTACTGGTGGCGGTTCCTGGTCATCTGGGTGCTCTTCTCAGCAGTCACAGCTTTCGTCACCTTCAGAGCCACACGGAAACCCTTGGTGCAAACAACGCCCAG GCTGGTTTATAAGTGGTTTCTGCTAATATACAAGATGAGCTACGCCACTGGGATCGTGGGGTACATGGCTGTCATGTTTACACTGTTCGGTCTGAACTTATTATTCAG AATCAAACCAGAAGACGCGATGGACTTTGGCATCTCTCTCCTCTTCTATGGTCTTTACTATGGGGTCCTGGAGCGGGACTTTGCAGAGATGTGTGCAGACTACATGGCCTCCACCATTGGG TTCTACAGTGCCTCGGGGATGCCCACCAAGCACCTCTCCGACAGCGTCTGCGCCGTCTGCGGCCAGCAGATCTTCGTGGACGTCAACGAGGAGGGGATCATCGAGAACACGTACAGGCTCTCCTGCAACCACGT CTTCCACGAGTTCTGCATCCGGGGTTGGTGCATCGTGGGGAAGAAGCAGACGTGTCCATACTGCAAAGAGAAGGTGGACCTCAAGAGGATGTTCAGTAACCC CTGGGAGAGGCCTCACGTCATGTacgggcagctgctggattgGCTGCGCTACCTGGTGGCTTGGCAGCCCGTGATCATCGGCCTGGTGCAGGGCATCAACTACATCCTGGGCCTGGAATAA
- the RNF121 gene encoding E3 ubiquitin ligase RNF121 isoform X2, whose amino-acid sequence MAAVLEVEVGGHGEREAEEVDLSHLSPEERWRVEHALMHAKHRGHEAMHAEMVLILIATLVVAQLLLVQWKQRHPRSYNMVTLFQMWVVPLYFTIKLYWWRFLVIWVLFSAVTAFVTFRATRKPLVQTTPRLVYKWFLLIYKMSYATGIVGYMAVMFTLFGLNLLFRIKPEDAMDFGISLLFYGLYYGVLERDFAEMCADYMASTIGFYSASGMPTKHLSDSVCAVCGQQIFVDVNEEGIIENTYRLSCNHVFHEFCIRGWCIVGKKQTCPYCKEKVDLKRMFSNPSQPSGRGLTSCTGSCWIGCATWWLGSP is encoded by the exons ATGGCGGCCGTGCTGGAGGTGGAGGTTGGCGGCCACGGAGAGCGCGAGGCGGAAGag GTCGACCTTTCCCACCTGTCCCCAGAAGAGAGATGGAG GGTGGAACACGCGCTGATGCACGCCAAGCACCGCGGCCACGAGGCCATGCACGCCGAAATGGTCCTCATCCTCATCGCCACGCTGGTGgtggcacagctcctgctggttCAATGGAAGCAGAGGCACCCACGCTCCTATAAT ATGGTCACCCTCTTCCAGATGTGGGTGGTGCCTCTGTATTTCACAATCAAACTCTACTGGTGGCGGTTCCTGGTCATCTGGGTGCTCTTCTCAGCAGTCACAGCTTTCGTCACCTTCAGAGCCACACGGAAACCCTTGGTGCAAACAACGCCCAG GCTGGTTTATAAGTGGTTTCTGCTAATATACAAGATGAGCTACGCCACTGGGATCGTGGGGTACATGGCTGTCATGTTTACACTGTTCGGTCTGAACTTATTATTCAG AATCAAACCAGAAGACGCGATGGACTTTGGCATCTCTCTCCTCTTCTATGGTCTTTACTATGGGGTCCTGGAGCGGGACTTTGCAGAGATGTGTGCAGACTACATGGCCTCCACCATTGGG TTCTACAGTGCCTCGGGGATGCCCACCAAGCACCTCTCCGACAGCGTCTGCGCCGTCTGCGGCCAGCAGATCTTCGTGGACGTCAACGAGGAGGGGATCATCGAGAACACGTACAGGCTCTCCTGCAACCACGT CTTCCACGAGTTCTGCATCCGGGGTTGGTGCATCGTGGGGAAGAAGCAGACGTGTCCATACTGCAAAGAGAAGGTGGACCTCAAGAGGATGTTCAGTAACCC ctcccagccct CTGGGAGAGGCCTCACGTCATGTacgggcagctgctggattgGCTGCGCTACCTGGTGGCTTGGCAGCCCGTGA
- the XNDC1N gene encoding protein XNDC1N isoform X1: protein MAPVKISHIVSFSSQDPRYPVENLLCPDGRQPWLSCPKERSRQLKVELQLERAVPIGYIDIGNWGCAFLHIEVGRSSWPLDRPYLTLVPSVALMTPSDSKLGRNRCNVRMFKEADFLVLAAGQKWDRLRLTCSQPFHRCGQFGLCFIRVRTALEPELCLPAADDAEHTGSPKRSSPASSCRIPSAEAQLSSNEEQLKSSLQQLEPSAASHAWNPACLSRPARMVLSATQSRAMRPPPRVNAGVGSSTEQGQPVVRALEGPAAPKRARRQPCSRAGGRSSLTRNPEPGGRARAQDESSDGDVAPCPICSGTFSTALLPAHASRCGEEDSEPEVELLCSASSPVMCPICGLCFSAMEVEQHCSTCGE, encoded by the exons ATGGCTCCGGTAAAGATCAGCCACATCGTGTCCTTCTCCTCCCAG gACCCTCGATACCCGGTGGAGAACCTGCTGTGCCCCGATGGCCGCCAACCGTGGCTCAGCTGCCCCAAGGAACGCAGCCGGCAGCTGAaggtggagctgcagctggagagggCCGTCCCCATCGGCTACATTGATATCG GAAACTGgggctgtgccttcctgcaCATCGAGGTGGGTCGTTCCTCGTGGCCTTTAGACCGGCCCTACCTCACCCTGGTGCCCAGCGTGGCGCTGATGACACCATCCGACTCCAAGCTGGGCCGCAACCGCTGCAACGTCCGCATGTTTAAAGAAG CAGATTTcctggtgctggcagctgggcaGAAGTGGGACCGTCTGCGGCTCACCTGCAGCCAACCCTTCCATCGCTGCGGGCAGTTCGGGCTCTGCTTCATCCGCGTGCGCACCGCGCTGGAGCCCGAGCTCTGCCTCCCTGCAGCG GACGACGCTGAGCACACGGGCAGCCCCAAACGCTCCAGCCCTGCCTCCTCGTGTCGGATTCCTTCTGCTGAAGCACAACT GAGCTccaatgaggagcagctgaagagcagcctgcagcagttGGAGCCCAGCGCTGCATCCCATGCCTGGAACCCGGCGTGTCTCAGCCGGCCGGCGCGTATGGTGCTGTCGGCAACACAGAGCCGTGCCATGAGACCCCCACCTCGAGTCAATGCGGGCGTAGGGAGCAGCACGGAGCAGGGACAGCCTGTAGTACGGG CGTTGGAAGGCCCGGCAGCCCCCAAGCGAGCCCGCAGGCAgccatgcagcagagctgggggcag ATCTTCTCTCACTAGGAATCCAGAGCCAGGAGGGAGAGCCAGAGCGCAGGATGAGAGCAGCGATGGGGACGTGGCTCCGTGCCCTATTTGCTCAG GGAccttcagcacagctctgctccccgCTCACGCCTCTCGCTGCGGTGAGGAAGACTCCGAGCCTGAAGTggagctgctttgctctgccagcagcccGGTGATGTGCCCCATCTGCGGGCTGTGCTTCAGCGCAATGGAAGTGGAACAGCATTGCAGCACCTGTGGGGAGTAA
- the XNDC1N gene encoding protein XNDC1N isoform X2: MAPVKISHIVSFSSQDPRYPVENLLCPDGRQPWLSCPKERSRQLKVELQLERAVPIGYIDIGNWGCAFLHIEVGRSSWPLDRPYLTLVPSVALMTPSDSKLGRNRCNVRMFKEADFLVLAAGQKWDRLRLTCSQPFHRCGQFGLCFIRVRTALEPELCLPAADDAEHTGSPKRSSPASSCRIPSAEAQLSSNEEQLKSSLQQLEPSAASHAWNPACLSRPARMVLSATQSRAMRPPPRVNAGVGSSTEQGQPVVRALEGPAAPKRARRQPCSRAGGRNPEPGGRARAQDESSDGDVAPCPICSGTFSTALLPAHASRCGEEDSEPEVELLCSASSPVMCPICGLCFSAMEVEQHCSTCGE; this comes from the exons ATGGCTCCGGTAAAGATCAGCCACATCGTGTCCTTCTCCTCCCAG gACCCTCGATACCCGGTGGAGAACCTGCTGTGCCCCGATGGCCGCCAACCGTGGCTCAGCTGCCCCAAGGAACGCAGCCGGCAGCTGAaggtggagctgcagctggagagggCCGTCCCCATCGGCTACATTGATATCG GAAACTGgggctgtgccttcctgcaCATCGAGGTGGGTCGTTCCTCGTGGCCTTTAGACCGGCCCTACCTCACCCTGGTGCCCAGCGTGGCGCTGATGACACCATCCGACTCCAAGCTGGGCCGCAACCGCTGCAACGTCCGCATGTTTAAAGAAG CAGATTTcctggtgctggcagctgggcaGAAGTGGGACCGTCTGCGGCTCACCTGCAGCCAACCCTTCCATCGCTGCGGGCAGTTCGGGCTCTGCTTCATCCGCGTGCGCACCGCGCTGGAGCCCGAGCTCTGCCTCCCTGCAGCG GACGACGCTGAGCACACGGGCAGCCCCAAACGCTCCAGCCCTGCCTCCTCGTGTCGGATTCCTTCTGCTGAAGCACAACT GAGCTccaatgaggagcagctgaagagcagcctgcagcagttGGAGCCCAGCGCTGCATCCCATGCCTGGAACCCGGCGTGTCTCAGCCGGCCGGCGCGTATGGTGCTGTCGGCAACACAGAGCCGTGCCATGAGACCCCCACCTCGAGTCAATGCGGGCGTAGGGAGCAGCACGGAGCAGGGACAGCCTGTAGTACGGG CGTTGGAAGGCCCGGCAGCCCCCAAGCGAGCCCGCAGGCAgccatgcagcagagctgggggcag GAATCCAGAGCCAGGAGGGAGAGCCAGAGCGCAGGATGAGAGCAGCGATGGGGACGTGGCTCCGTGCCCTATTTGCTCAG GGAccttcagcacagctctgctccccgCTCACGCCTCTCGCTGCGGTGAGGAAGACTCCGAGCCTGAAGTggagctgctttgctctgccagcagcccGGTGATGTGCCCCATCTGCGGGCTGTGCTTCAGCGCAATGGAAGTGGAACAGCATTGCAGCACCTGTGGGGAGTAA